One Brachybacterium aquaticum genomic region harbors:
- a CDS encoding ribonuclease HI family protein produces MTITAAADGSALGNPGPAGWAWYIDEGTWRAGGWPHGTNNMGELKAVLDLLEATAVDADQHLHVLCDSQYVINSVTKWMPGWKRKGWRKKDGKPVLNVELLKDIDRALVGRSVEFEWVKGHAGHAMNEAADKRANAAATAFSKGQDPQVGPGYRGSGAADRQARAGAAPTADATTGAGATPSAPAQEPDDDLFSLFDTAPEQSAPVSCSTAPEETVLTADAPGASVLEQVTTRELALLGDALRADPPSAAELLHPAFTEIGASGRSYDREEILSHLAPLPGVEAVDLVAEEIADGVVLLRYTTVGPDGTAARTSLWQRERGRWLLRHHQGTPLDRP; encoded by the coding sequence ATGACGATCACCGCTGCGGCCGACGGCTCCGCCCTCGGCAACCCCGGTCCCGCCGGCTGGGCCTGGTACATCGACGAAGGTACGTGGCGTGCGGGCGGCTGGCCCCACGGCACCAACAACATGGGCGAGCTCAAGGCCGTCCTGGACCTCCTCGAGGCCACCGCGGTGGACGCCGACCAGCACCTGCACGTGCTGTGCGACAGCCAGTACGTCATCAACTCCGTCACCAAGTGGATGCCCGGCTGGAAGCGCAAGGGGTGGCGCAAGAAGGACGGCAAGCCGGTGCTGAACGTCGAGCTCCTGAAGGACATCGACCGCGCGCTCGTGGGGCGCAGCGTCGAGTTCGAATGGGTCAAGGGCCACGCCGGCCACGCCATGAACGAGGCCGCGGACAAGCGTGCGAACGCCGCCGCGACCGCCTTCTCCAAGGGCCAGGACCCGCAGGTCGGGCCCGGCTACCGCGGCAGCGGCGCGGCCGACCGACAGGCCCGGGCCGGCGCGGCCCCGACGGCCGACGCGACCACCGGGGCCGGCGCCACCCCGTCGGCCCCCGCGCAGGAGCCCGACGACGACCTGTTCAGCCTCTTCGACACCGCGCCCGAGCAGTCCGCGCCCGTCAGCTGCTCGACCGCGCCGGAGGAGACGGTGCTGACGGCCGACGCGCCCGGCGCGAGCGTGCTAGAGCAGGTCACCACCCGCGAGCTGGCCCTGCTCGGCGACGCGCTGCGCGCCGATCCTCCCAGCGCCGCCGAGCTGCTCCACCCCGCCTTCACCGAGATCGGCGCCTCGGGCCGCTCCTACGACCGGGAGGAGATCCTCTCCCACCTCGCCCCGCTGCCGGGCGTGGAGGCCGTGGACCTCGTCGCCGAGGAGATCGCGGACGGCGTGGTGCTGCTGCGCTACACCACCGTCGGCCCCGACGGCACCGCCGCCCGCACCTCCCTGTGGCAGCGCGAGCGCGGCCGCTGGCTGCTGCGCCACCACCAGGGCACCCCGCTCGACCGGCCCTGA
- a CDS encoding DUF1345 domain-containing protein has translation MTARASLRHSPRGRLLISSLVGAVGGLAVWLTVEPALGAMAGVALAEQTYALHYAYRYYLEESGIDFHQDEDDEGPTFGDFLYFSSAIGMTYGVTDNDVSDRSIRLIVWRHAVISFVFATILLAAAVNLVAGFFTPGG, from the coding sequence ATGACCGCGCGCGCATCGCTGCGGCATTCCCCGCGCGGCCGGCTGCTGATCAGCTCGCTGGTCGGCGCGGTGGGCGGGCTCGCGGTGTGGCTGACCGTGGAGCCGGCGCTCGGGGCGATGGCCGGGGTGGCCCTGGCCGAGCAGACCTACGCCCTGCACTACGCCTACCGCTATTACCTCGAGGAGTCGGGCATCGACTTCCACCAGGACGAGGACGACGAGGGGCCGACGTTCGGGGACTTCCTGTACTTCTCCTCCGCGATCGGGATGACCTACGGCGTCACCGACAACGACGTCTCGGACCGGTCGATCCGGCTGATCGTGTGGCGCCACGCGGTGATCTCGTTCGTGTTCGCGACGATCCTCCTCGCCGCCGCGGTGAACCTGGTGGCGGGGTTCTTCACGCCGGGAGGGTGA
- a CDS encoding ATP-binding cassette domain-containing protein, whose translation MSTTPAVRVEHLAVRLPDPRSRFRPSAVALVDASLTAPVGMVTVVVGTNGAGKTTLLRSLVGAVRPEAGTIEVLGRHVGGADQPVPPGVSLVPDAPMFPDDWHAGDVIRLHRRLRDDIDAEGFLRRLRRDGIGPRAMLGTLSAGKRTLFSVDHALASAPQLMLLDEPFARLDPLARADLIDRLRDHLAEDETRSILLSTHDLEDMARFADHLVVLHEGSSVLQGALDELLERHVVATFPHAAEAPIGARPLGASGAAEALLPGEDALGLPAGTTLRPPDLADLVRLALTAASIEGATR comes from the coding sequence ATGAGCACGACGCCCGCTGTCCGGGTGGAGCATCTCGCTGTCCGGCTCCCCGACCCCCGCAGCCGTTTCCGACCATCGGCCGTCGCTCTCGTGGATGCGAGCCTCACCGCTCCGGTCGGCATGGTCACGGTCGTGGTCGGGACCAACGGGGCCGGGAAGACCACGCTGCTGCGCTCCCTCGTGGGCGCGGTGCGGCCGGAAGCCGGGACGATCGAGGTGCTCGGCCGGCACGTCGGGGGAGCCGATCAGCCCGTTCCCCCAGGTGTCTCGCTGGTTCCCGATGCTCCGATGTTCCCCGACGATTGGCACGCCGGGGACGTGATCAGGCTCCATCGCAGGCTCCGGGACGACATCGACGCCGAGGGCTTCCTGCGTCGGCTGCGCCGCGACGGCATCGGCCCCCGCGCGATGCTCGGCACCCTCTCCGCCGGGAAGCGCACCCTGTTCTCGGTCGACCATGCCCTCGCCTCCGCACCGCAGCTGATGCTCCTGGACGAGCCGTTCGCACGTCTCGACCCCCTCGCCCGTGCCGACCTCATCGACCGGCTCCGGGACCACCTGGCCGAGGACGAGACTCGCTCGATCCTCCTGTCGACGCACGATCTGGAGGACATGGCGCGCTTCGCGGATCATCTGGTTGTGCTGCACGAGGGGAGCTCGGTCCTCCAGGGAGCGCTCGACGAGCTCCTCGAGAGGCACGTCGTGGCGACGTTCCCCCACGCCGCGGAGGCGCCGATCGGGGCCAGGCCGCTCGGAGCGAGCGGCGCCGCGGAGGCGCTGCTGCCCGGAGAGGACGCCCTCGGGCTCCCCGCAGGGACGACGCTGCGGCCACCGGATCTCGCCGACCTCGTCCGCCTCGCGCTCACCGCAGCATCGATCGAAGGGGCCACCCGATGA